In the genome of Crassostrea angulata isolate pt1a10 chromosome 6, ASM2561291v2, whole genome shotgun sequence, the window tccaacataaaaaattaagtcgTACGACAAATCTttcgtaacaaaaaataaaatgtacacgaAACATGACACTCCCCGTctgatatataaaattatatcacacaagatttgaatacaatttagtacagaAAACATTCAGTTCTCCAATAATAAAATGAGTTCCGTCACTGGTCTGACGTAAGAGGTGGTCTTGCCGTCCTTGCTGACACGTACTTCAACCTTGCGAACCAAGTTGTCCTTGCCAGGAAACGTTGCAGTAATGCGTCCAAGCGGCCAGTTGTTGCGATGGGTTTCGACATCCTTTAACAACACTATGTCACCAACACTAATGTTACGTTGACCATGATGCCACTTCTTACGCGCTTGCAAGGTATGCAGGTATTCCTTCTTCCATTTGTCCCAGAACATCTTGGCGAGGTGCTGTACTCTCTTCCACTGTACCTTGAAGAGGTCCTTAGCAGTTGTGTCGCATACAGCTTCGGTCGGTACATCCGTCTTCTGAGTAAGCAAAATGCTTGGGGTAAGGACAAAAGGCGAGTCTGGATCTGACGAAACGGCGGTAAGTGGGCGAGAATTTATGATCGCACTTGCCTCGGCCAGAAAGGTGGTAAGTACCTCGTGCGTAAGACCCTGTGCTGAATGATCCTTCAACATGTTGTCCAATATGCGCCGTGTCAACCCTATCATGCGCTCCCAAGCTCCACCCATATGGGATGCATGGGGCGGGTTGAAAATCCAGGTTGTTCCCCGAGAGTGCAGGAAATCCTTGACCTGACGATCTTCCACGTTGATTGCGTCGATCTGTAGAGGGTCGGTAGCGCCAACAAAGTTGGTTCCTCTGTCGGAACGGTACTCCTTTGCCTGTCCTCGTATGGCTGTAAAGCGCTTCAGGGCGTTGATGAAGGATGATGCGGACATCTCCTCTACTACCTCGACATGGACTGCGCGTGTCACCAGACATGTGAACAGTGCTGCCCATCGTTTGCCGTTGGCTGGAACTCCCCGAGTGCGACGAGTCACGACGTCCCAGGGCCCAAAGATATCTACTCCCACCGAAGTGAACGGTGGCTCTCCTGGCAGTATGCGGTCTGTAGGCAAGTCAGACATCTTCTGGGTTGCGAAGCTCCCACGTTGTCGCCGACAAGTAACACACTTGTGAATGAGGGACGAAACAAGGCGCTTGCAGCCGGTGACCCAGAACCCACAGGACCTGACCTTTCCCTCCGTAAAGTGGCGCCCTTGGTGTTGCACCAGTTGATGGTACTTGCGTACAAGTAAGGTCGCAATGTGATGCTTCCCCGGTATTAGTATAGGGTTCTTGCAGACAGTCGCATCGTTGAGATGTCTTAAGCGTCCACCAACTCTAACAATACCATCGTCGTCGAGGAACGGACTCAATGCAAGAATGCTGCTATTCTTCGGCAATGGTTGTTTGGACCTCAGACAGTAAATCTCCTCACAATAGACTTCTCTTTGCACTGTCTTGATAATGTAGTTTTCTGCTCTTTGAGAGTAGTCTATGGACTTCGGTAAAATCTGTGATTTACCTCCCTTTCTGCTTATGATGAATCGCTGGAGCAGGGCGATACCCTCGACCAATCTGTCCCAGCTGGAAAATCTCTCATATCTCTGAGTTCCAAGCATAGGTTCACACTCAGTCTTCAAACATACAGGTCTGACTTCTCTGTCTGACAGAGGTTCCTGTAGGGGAAACCCTTCTGCCTTGGTTTCGTCGTCAATGCGCTGCAGGTGAGTAGTTCCTCTAAGCCAAGCACACTCTCCAATGTCCTTAGGAACTACGCCTCTAGTGCCCTCGTCAGCAGGGTTGAGGTGTGTCGGCACAAAGTTCCACTGCGACGGCTCACTAAGGCTTCTGATTTTCTCGACCCTGTTGGAGACGTAAATAAAAAATCGTCTCTTATCATTGTGGATATACCCCAATACCACACGACTGTCGGAAAAATACTTCACCGAGTCGAACATTATGTCCATGTGATCCATGACTATCTGCGATATCTCAATGGCTAGAACAGCTGCACAAAGCTCTAAACGGGGTATGGTATGGCCTGATACTGGTGCCACTTTAGACTTCCCTAGTAGAAATCCAGTCATCGCAGAGCCATCTTCGTAGTACACCTTCATGTAAGAAACGGCAGCTATGGCTTTCTCTGACGCGTCCGCATATGTCCACAGTTCCTTTCTTACTGCCTTGCTAAGATGTACCACGGTTGTTCTGGGTATGTGGATCTTCTCCAACTCCTTCAGAGATGAACTCCACTCTTCCCAGCTTGCCAGAATATGGTCCGGCAGCGGCTCATCCCAGTCTGAGGTACAGGTCACTACGTCTCTAAGAATGAGTTTCCCGCTGATGATAACAGGTGAGAGAAAGCCTAATGGATCGAAGAGGCTGTTCACTGTCGACAGTACACCTCTGCGTGTTGTGGGCTTGTCATCAGTAGAGATGCGGAACTCGAACATATCACTCGACAAGTTCCATCGCATACCAAGACTCCGTTGCACGAGCTGGTCCTCATCAAGGTTCAGGTCGTAGATGTCCTGTGCTAAGTCTCGTGGCTCAAACGCCTTCATGACATCCGCGCTGTTTGATGCGAACTTGTGGAGCCTTAGGTTCCCGTATTGCTTCAATGCGTCCTGGGTTCTGCACAACAGGTCTACTGCTTCTTGGCTTGTTGAGCATGATGTCAGACCATCATCCACGTAGAAGTTCCTCTTGATGAACTCCTTGACATCAGGTCCATGGCTTTCCTCAGATAGTTCTGAGATCTTCCTGAGGCCCAGTGTCGCTATGGCCGGAGAAGGACTATTACCAAAAACGTGGACCTTCATTCGGAATTCTGTTAGTTCCGTTCCGATCTCGTTGTCCTTGTACCAAAGGAAGCTGAGAAAGTCTCTGTGCTCTTCTCTGACGGTGAAGCAGTGAAACATGTGCTGCACGTCTGCTACGACAGCAATCATCTCCTTCCTGAAACGAAGCAACACTCCAAGCAAGCTGTTGGTGAGGTTCGGGCCAGACAGCAGTTGGTCGTTCAAAGAGGTTCCCTTGAACTTCGCAGAGGAATCAAATACGCCCCGGATCTGGTGAGGTTTCTGAGGGTGGTAGACCCCGAAGAGAGGAAGAAACCACTGCTCCTGCGTTGACTTGGAAGTGGGTGCTTTCTCAGCATGATCGTTGTCGAACAGCTTTGTCATAAAGGTCGCAAAGTGTTCCTTCTTTACTGGATCTCTCTTGAGACTTGCGTCCAAGGCTCGTGCACGTCTCAATGCAACCTCATAGTTGTTTGGTAGTCGTAATCTTGGTTGGCGGAAGGGTAGGGGAGCTACCCACTTTCCATCCTCACCTATCAATAGTTCTTTGTTCATGATGTCCATAAACATCCTATCTTCCACTGATGATCCCACTTTGTTATCATCTGGTGTGCGTCTGAATAAGTGTTCATCAGATGAAGTGTCAGATACCCGTAATCTGTTTGTCACATCTCTGGTTGGAAGCTTCTCTCTCACGGATAAGTACTGGGCACATGGTTCAAGAATAGTTCCACGTCCGCTGTCCGTGATGAAGGTCTTGTACACATTCGCAGCTCTTGGTCTGTGTTGTCCAGACAAGCATGTGTCGCCGATGATCGTCCAACCAAGGGGTGACCTCTGTGCAAATGGTTCGTGGTCACGTCCTATGCGCTGCTCAAGAACATGGTGGACTTGAGGAAGGTCTCTTCCTATCAGCAACAGAATTTTTCTTGAAGCGTCAATGGGTAGGATGTCGCCGGCTATATCCCGCATGTGCTCGTGCTGAAGAGCAACGTCAGGTGTAGGGATCTCTTGGTAGTTGTTCGGTATTTCATCACACTCTAACGTGCACGGCAAGGGTAGTCTGGTCTCACCCCTGGCTGATTCAATATAGAGTCCTGAGGCAGTTCTCCCGAAGGTTGTCACTTGTCCAGAACATGACGTCATCAGGTAAGGTATTGTCTCTGTATTGATGTTCATCAAGTCAAACAATTCCTTCTTAGCCAAGGTCTTGTTACTCTGGTCGTCAAGCATAGCATACAGAGAGACAGCTCTTCCATCATAGGTGACAGTCGCGGGAACAATTCTTGCACAAGATTTTCCCTTAAATTCCTTCCCTACTTCTGTGCAGTTGCTGTTTATGGTTGTGACGTGCTGTTCTTTTGTTACTTGCTGACGCCTAGGAGCCTCCTCCCCGCCATGAACTGATGAGGCCCTTCCAGTGGTAGGAGCTGGTGACGAATCAACATGGAGAGACGTAGTGTGGAACTCACTTCCGCATTCCTTGCACATGATGGCCTCTTTACAGTCTTGTTTCCTATGACTTGCGGAACAACACCGAAAACAGAGTCTGTGTTCACGGAGCAACTTCATACGTTCTTCGATAGGCTTGGCCTTAAACACTCGACAGTTATTGACACTGTGTTTAACACCCGGACCGGTGTGAATTATACACACATCAAGCTTCGGCTCGCTCAGATTTCCGGATCCTGTTGGTTGATACACTGTGGTTTTCTTCGTGTTCATTCTTCTCCTTGGAACGTTCATAGGCTGCTTTTCGTTGTGGTTAGCGTCAGTGTGATACGCAAAACTTGGGTCGTTTTTCACTCTGCTCATCTCCTTCATGAAGTCAACAAACACACCAAAGGGTGGAAACACAGTCTGATGTTCAAGCTTGTACTTCATGGCTCTGTTGGTCCATTTCTCCTGCAGGCCATACGGAAGTTTTGAAATGATGGGTCTAATCCCTGAGGATGAGTCTAGATAGGCCAACATTGCACTGTACTTCGGATCCTCCTTCAAAAACTTCATCTCCATAAGAATGTCTGACAGATCGTAAAGTTTTTGATGATCTCTGTTGCCAAGCTTTGGGAAACTCAACAGTTTGGCTCTTACGGATGCTTCCACATGTTCTGGTGCACCATAGCGCTCATCCAACCTTTCCCAAAGTCTTCTTAGTCCTCTTGAGATGTCGAAGATGTTGGATGTCCTCATGCTTGTTGCGTGCTTCTTAGATTCCGGACCTAAGTACTTGATAAGAAGGTCCATCTGCTCGGAGTCCAAGACTTGAAGCTCATTCACTACACACATAAAGCTGTGTTTCCAGGCACTGTATGATTCTGGTCTATCGTCAAAGTGAGTAAGTCTGGAGAATAGCAAGTCCTTCCTCAGGAGGAATCGGGTAACATCAGTTACTTGTGGTCCCTGATCAGTCACAAGTGGTGATAAGGGGTG includes:
- the LOC128188697 gene encoding uncharacterized protein LOC128188697; translation: MTSCSGQVTTFGRTASGLYIESARGETRLPLPCTLECDEIPNNYQEIPTPDVALQHEHMRDIAGDILPIDASRKILLLIGRDLPQVHHVLEQRIGRDHEPFAQRSPLGWTIIGDTCLSGQHRPRAANVYKTFITDSGRGTILEPCAQYLSVREKLPTRDVTNRLRVSDTSSDEHLFRRTPDDNKVGSSVEDRMFMDIMNKELLIGEDGKWVAPLPFRQPRLRLPNNYEVALRRARALDASLKRDPVKKEHFATFMTKLFDNDHAEKAPTSKSTQEQWFLPLFGVYHPQKPHQIRGVFDSSAKFKGTSLNDQLLSGPNLTNSLLGVLLRFRKEMIAVVADVQHMFHCFTVREEHRDFLSFLWYKDNEIGTELTEFRMKVHVFGNSPSPAIATLGLRKISELSEESHGPDVKEFIKRNFYVDDGLTSCSTSQEAVDLLCRTQDALKQYGNLRLHKFASNSADVMKAFEPRDLAQDIYDLNLDEDQLVQRSLGMRWNLSSDMFEFRISTDDKPTTRRGVLSTVNSLFDPLGFLSPVIISGKLILRDVVTCTSDWDEPLPDHILASWEEWSSSLKELEKIHIPRTTVVHLSKAVRKELWTYADASEKAIAAVSYMKVYYEDGSAMTGFLLGKSKVAPVSGHTIPRLELCAAVLAIEISQIVMDHMDIMFDSVKYFSDSRVVLGYIHNDKRRFFIYVSNRVEKIRSLSEPSQWNFVPTHLNPADEGTRGVVPKDIGECAWLRGTTHLQRIDDETKAEGFPLQEPLSDREVRPVCLKTECEPMLGTQRYERFSSWDRLVEGIALLQRFIISRKGGKSQILPKSIDYSQRAENYIIKTVQREVYCEEIYCLRSKQPLPKNSSILALSPFLDDDGIVRVGGRLRHLNDATVCKNPILIPGKHHIATLLVRKYHQLVQHQGRHFTEGKVRSCGFWVTGCKRLVSSLIHKCVTCRRQRGSFATQKMSDLPTDRILPGEPPFTSVGVDIFGPWDVVTRRTRGVPANGKRWAALFTCLVTRAVHVEVVEEMSASSFINALKRFTAIRGQAKEYRSDRGTNFVGATDPLQIDAINVEDRQVKDFLHSRGTTWIFNPPHASHMGGAWERMIGLTRRILDNMLKDHSAQGLTHEVLTTFLAEASAIINSRPLTAVSSDPDSPFVLTPSILLTQKTDVPTEAVCDTTAKDLFKVQWKRVQHLAKMFWDKWKKEYLHTLQARKKWHHGQRNISVGDIVLLKDVETHRNNWPLGRITATFPGKDNLVRKVEVRVSKDGKTTSYVRPVTELILLLEN